Part of the Sinorhizobium terangae genome is shown below.
CGGCTCCTTCGACCCAGTGGCCGGTATCCATCACGGCGACGAAGGAATCGCTGCCCGGCCGGAACCGGATCGCTGAAATCGCGCCGAGCAGCGGGTTGCGCGAGCTTATTTCGATGCCACCGATGAATTCGAGGTGGCCGAACACCGTCTCGTTGGAGCCGGCTTTGAATTGCCTTATCTGCCGCGCCTGAACCGGCACGATTTCGGTCGTCGGCTCCGGCTGCGCGATTGCAGGCGATGCCAGAAGGGAGAGAAGAACGAGACTTCGACGGAGCATCTAGGAGGAACCTTCGGAAGGCAATGCGAGTGCGTGACAAGTCGCAGCGGCATTCCCGCTCTCAAACCGGACTTAGAAGCCTTCGCAGGCAGAAACCACTCAATCAATTTCGTGCCGTGGATCGGCTGCACCCCTAGCCCGCGCGGCGCATGCGCACTGGGCGACGATGCAGACTTTCGTCCTCGAAAAGCGCTGCAAGCTGCTCCGTCATCGCACCCGCCAGTTCGTCCGCATCGACAATGGTCACCGCCCGGCGGTAATAGCGCGTCACGTCGTGGCCGATACCGATCGCCAGAAGCTCGACCGGCGAGCGGGTCTCGATCTGCTCGATAACGGCGCGCAGGTGGCGTTCGAGATAGTTCCCAGGGTTCACCGACAGCGTGGAATCATCGACCGGCGCACCGTCGGAGATCATCATCAGGATGCGCCGTTGCTCCGACCGCGCCAGCAGCCGGTCGTGCGCCCACATCAGCGCCTCGCCGTCGATGTTCTCCTTCAGCAAGCCTTCGCGCATCATCAGCCCGAGATTGCGGCGCGCCCGACGCCAGGGTGCATCGGCGGACTTATAGACGATGTGCCTCAGATCATTGAGACGGCCGGGCGCCTGCGGCTTGCCACCCGCCAGCCACTTTTCGCGCGACTGTCCGCCCTTCCACGCCTTGGTGGTAAAGCCGAGGATCTCCACCTTGACGCCGCAGCGCTCCAGCGTGCGGGCGAGAATGTCGGCGCAGGTCGCCGCGACCGTGATCGGCCGGCCGCGCATCGAGCCGGAATTGTCGATCAGCAGCGTCACAACCGTGTCACGGAAGGTCGTATCCTTCTCGCGTTTGAAGGAAAGCGGCTGCATCGGGTCGATGATGATGCGTTGGAGACGGGCCGTGTCGAGATAGCCCTCCTCGAGGTCGAACTCCCAGGAGCGATTCTGCTGCGCCATCAGGCGGCGCTGCAGGCGGTTGGCGAGGCGGCCGACCGCTCCTTGCAAGTGGGCAAGCTGCTTGTCGAGGAACGCACGGAGGCGATCGAGCTCCGCCTCGTCGCAAAGCTCCTCGGCGGTGATCGTCTCGTCGAATTCCCGCGTGTAGACGGTGTAGTCGACCTTCTCGTTGAAATCCGCGAACGGATGGTTCGGCCGCTTGACCTCGCCGGGCGTCTCGCTCTCCTCTTCGCCCTCGTCCTGAAGGTCGTCGTCGGAGATCTCGGCGCCGTCCATCTCGCCTTCTTCCATCTGCTCCTCGGCAGGCTGGTTCTCATCGGCGGGTGC
Proteins encoded:
- the cobT gene encoding cobaltochelatase subunit CobT; translated protein: MSSNSKAKPTTRENAAEPFKRALSGCIRSIAGDAEIEVAFANERPGMAGERIRLPELSKRPSRQELAVARGLGDSMALRKACHDARIHTTMSPQGADARAIFDAVEQARVEAIGALRMAGVADNLSSMLDEKYAKANFAAIESQSDAPLEEAVALLVREKLTGVKPPASAGKVLDLWRDFIETKAAGDMRNLPAAINDQQAFARVVRDMLSSMDVAEKYAEDDIEPDEQESETDEDQPRSQEQDENASDEEEGSDAAPADENQPAEEQMEEGEMDGAEISDDDLQDEGEEESETPGEVKRPNHPFADFNEKVDYTVYTREFDETITAEELCDEAELDRLRAFLDKQLAHLQGAVGRLANRLQRRLMAQQNRSWEFDLEEGYLDTARLQRIIIDPMQPLSFKREKDTTFRDTVVTLLIDNSGSMRGRPITVAATCADILARTLERCGVKVEILGFTTKAWKGGQSREKWLAGGKPQAPGRLNDLRHIVYKSADAPWRRARRNLGLMMREGLLKENIDGEALMWAHDRLLARSEQRRILMMISDGAPVDDSTLSVNPGNYLERHLRAVIEQIETRSPVELLAIGIGHDVTRYYRRAVTIVDADELAGAMTEQLAALFEDESLHRRPVRMRRAG